The proteins below are encoded in one region of Festucalex cinctus isolate MCC-2025b chromosome 2, RoL_Fcin_1.0, whole genome shotgun sequence:
- the srpk1a gene encoding SRSF protein kinase 1a isoform X4, with product MERKVLALQARKKRGKAKKTSKKQPANPRSRQQAQHEASPREPEEPEEILGSDDEEQEDPNDYCKGGYHHVKVGDLYNGKYHVIRKLGWGHFSTVWLAWDIQMKRFVAMKVVKSAEHYTETAVDEIKLLKSVRNSDPDDPKREMVVQMLDDFKISGVNGTHVCMVFEVLGHHLLKWIIKSNYQGLPLPCVKSIIRQVLQGLDYLHTKCQIIHTDIKPENILMSVEEPYVRKLAAEATEWQRAGAPPPSGSAISTAPAPKQSVKMSKNKKKKLKKKQKRQAALLEKCIMDLEEMEKITGTREEDEDVDEEPESPKGRACAPLRQLSLEDVENQDAQESGVNADGSSELNCNGHVEVEQRLPQWREQDQHNGNVAEKKHHVICNGLDCADLKEELHADLEGAHCSGASARHFSARLEEELGENNCREQGEDGSGDILQNGKQTAGSLLINPLEPINADKIKVKIADLGNACWVHKHFTEDIQTRQYRSLEVLIGAGYSTPADIWSSACMAFELATGDYLFEPHSGEDYSRDEDHIALIIELLGSVPRKLILNGKYAKDFFTKKGDLKHITKLKPWGLLEVLVDKYEWPRQEAECFADFLLPMLELVPDKRATAAECLRHPWLAL from the exons ATGGAGAGAAAAG TTTTGGCTCTTCAGGCGAGGAAAAAGCGGGGCAAAGCCAAGAAGACCTCCAAAAA GCAGCCGGCAAATCCCAGAAGTCGTCAGCAGGCCCAACATGAAGCCTCGCCCCGAGAACCTGAAGAACCCGAGGAAATTTTGGGCTCTGACGATGAAGAGCAGGAGGATCCAAATGACTATTGCAAAG GGGGCTACCATCATGTAAAAGTAGGCGACCTTTACAATGGAAAGTATCATGTCATTCGGAAACTCGGCTGGGGACACTTCTCGACCGTGTGGCTCGCCTGGGACATCCA GATGAAGAGGTTTGTTGCAATGAAGGTGGTTAAGAGTGCAGAACACTACACAGAAACAGCTGTGGATGAGATCAAACTTCTCAAGTCT GTGAGAAACTCGGACCCAGACGATCCTAAACGGGAGATGGTGGTACAGATGTTGGACGACTTTAAGATCTCTGGTGTCAACGGAACCC ATGTCTGCATGGTGTTTGAGGTTTTGGGGCATCACTTATTGAAGTGGATCATCAAATCAAATTACCAGGGTTTACCTCTACCCTGTGTAAAGAGCATCATTAGACAG GTTCTTCAAGGCCTCGACTATCTGCACACCAAGTGTCAGATCATCCACACAGACATCAAGCCGGAGAACATCCTGATGAGCGTTGAAGAGCCGTACGTCCGGAAGCTGGCGGCAGAAGCCACTGAATGGCAGCGGGCGGGAGCGCCGCCTCCCTCGGGCTCAGCAA ttAGCACAGCACCTGCTCCAAAAcag TCtgtaaaaatgtctaaaaacaagaaaaagaagttaaaaaagaagcaaaagcgGCAGGCAGCATTGCTGGAGAAGTGCATCATGGACTTGGAGGAGATGGAGAAGATCACAGGGACGcgggaggaagatgaggatgtCGACGAGGAACCAGAATCTCCAAAGGGCCGGGCCTGTGCTCCTCTGAGGCAGCTGTCTCTGGAGGATGTGGAAAACCAAGATGCTCAAG AGAGCGGTGTGAATGCGGACGGGTCATCCGAGCTGAACTGTAATGGCCACGTGGAGGTGGAGCAGAGACTACCCCAGTGGAGAGAGCAAGACCAACATAACGGCAATGTTGCAGAGAAGAAACACCACGTCATCTGTAACGGTTTGGACTGCGCCGACCTCAAGGAGGAGCTGCACGCTGACCTGGAAGGCGCTCACTGCAGCGGGGCGTCTGCCAGGCACTTTTCTGCCCGGCTGGAGGAGGAGCTGGGAGAGAACAATTGTCGAGAGCAGGGAGAAGATGGCAGTGGGGATATTCTGCAAAATG GCAAGCAAACGGCAGGATCCCTGCTCATCAACCCCCTTGAGCCAATCAACGCAGACAAGATCAAGGTCAAGATTGCAGACCTGGGAAACGCCTGCTGGGTG CACAAGCACTTCACTGAAGACATCCAGACACGGCAATACCGCTCCTTAGAGGTACTCATTGGCGCAGGTTACAGCACACCGGCGGATATCTGGAGCTCAGCCTGCATG GCCTTTGAACTCGCCACAGGAGACTACTTGTTTGAACCGCATTCTGGTGAAGATTATTCCAGGGATGAAG ACCATATAGCGCTGATCATTGAGCTGCTGGGGAGTGTCCCACGCAAACTCATATTGAATGGAAAGTATGCCAAGGATTTTTTCACCAAGAaag GGGACCTGAAGCACATTACCAAGTTGAAGCCATGGGGGCTGCTGGAGGTGCTGGTGGACAAGTACGAGTGGCCCCGCCAGGAGGCGGAGTGTTTCGCCGACTTCCTGCTTCCCATGTTGGAGCTGGTCCCCGACAAGAGAGCCACTGCGGCCGAGTGCCTGCGCCACCCTTGGCTGGCCCTCTAG
- the srpk1a gene encoding SRSF protein kinase 1a isoform X3: MERKVLALQARKKRGKAKKTSKKQPANPRSRQQAQHEASPREPEEPEEILGSDDEEQEDPNDYCKGGYHHVKVGDLYNGKYHVIRKLGWGHFSTVWLAWDIQMKRFVAMKVVKSAEHYTETAVDEIKLLKSVRNSDPDDPKREMVVQMLDDFKISGVNGTHVCMVFEVLGHHLLKWIIKSNYQGLPLPCVKSIIRQVLQGLDYLHTKCQIIHTDIKPENILMSVEEPYVRKLAAEATEWQRAGAPPPSGSAISTAPAPKQSVKMSKNKKKKLKKKQKRQAALLEKCIMDLEEMEKITGTREEDEDVDEEPESPKGRACAPLRQLSLEDVENQDAQESGVNADGSSELNCNGHVEVEQRLPQWREQDQHNGNVAEKKHHVICNGLDCADLKEELHADLEGAHCSGASARHFSARLEEELGENNCREQGEDGSGDILQNGKQTAGSLLINPLEPINADKIKVKIADLGNACWVHKHFTEDIQTRQYRSLEVLIGAGYSTPADIWSSACMAFELATGDYLFEPHSGEDYSRDEDHLALMIELLGRVPRHYALSGKYSQEYFTKKGDLKHITKLKPWGLLEVLVDKYEWPRQEAECFADFLLPMLELVPDKRATAAECLRHPWLAL, translated from the exons ATGGAGAGAAAAG TTTTGGCTCTTCAGGCGAGGAAAAAGCGGGGCAAAGCCAAGAAGACCTCCAAAAA GCAGCCGGCAAATCCCAGAAGTCGTCAGCAGGCCCAACATGAAGCCTCGCCCCGAGAACCTGAAGAACCCGAGGAAATTTTGGGCTCTGACGATGAAGAGCAGGAGGATCCAAATGACTATTGCAAAG GGGGCTACCATCATGTAAAAGTAGGCGACCTTTACAATGGAAAGTATCATGTCATTCGGAAACTCGGCTGGGGACACTTCTCGACCGTGTGGCTCGCCTGGGACATCCA GATGAAGAGGTTTGTTGCAATGAAGGTGGTTAAGAGTGCAGAACACTACACAGAAACAGCTGTGGATGAGATCAAACTTCTCAAGTCT GTGAGAAACTCGGACCCAGACGATCCTAAACGGGAGATGGTGGTACAGATGTTGGACGACTTTAAGATCTCTGGTGTCAACGGAACCC ATGTCTGCATGGTGTTTGAGGTTTTGGGGCATCACTTATTGAAGTGGATCATCAAATCAAATTACCAGGGTTTACCTCTACCCTGTGTAAAGAGCATCATTAGACAG GTTCTTCAAGGCCTCGACTATCTGCACACCAAGTGTCAGATCATCCACACAGACATCAAGCCGGAGAACATCCTGATGAGCGTTGAAGAGCCGTACGTCCGGAAGCTGGCGGCAGAAGCCACTGAATGGCAGCGGGCGGGAGCGCCGCCTCCCTCGGGCTCAGCAA ttAGCACAGCACCTGCTCCAAAAcag TCtgtaaaaatgtctaaaaacaagaaaaagaagttaaaaaagaagcaaaagcgGCAGGCAGCATTGCTGGAGAAGTGCATCATGGACTTGGAGGAGATGGAGAAGATCACAGGGACGcgggaggaagatgaggatgtCGACGAGGAACCAGAATCTCCAAAGGGCCGGGCCTGTGCTCCTCTGAGGCAGCTGTCTCTGGAGGATGTGGAAAACCAAGATGCTCAAG AGAGCGGTGTGAATGCGGACGGGTCATCCGAGCTGAACTGTAATGGCCACGTGGAGGTGGAGCAGAGACTACCCCAGTGGAGAGAGCAAGACCAACATAACGGCAATGTTGCAGAGAAGAAACACCACGTCATCTGTAACGGTTTGGACTGCGCCGACCTCAAGGAGGAGCTGCACGCTGACCTGGAAGGCGCTCACTGCAGCGGGGCGTCTGCCAGGCACTTTTCTGCCCGGCTGGAGGAGGAGCTGGGAGAGAACAATTGTCGAGAGCAGGGAGAAGATGGCAGTGGGGATATTCTGCAAAATG GCAAGCAAACGGCAGGATCCCTGCTCATCAACCCCCTTGAGCCAATCAACGCAGACAAGATCAAGGTCAAGATTGCAGACCTGGGAAACGCCTGCTGGGTG CACAAGCACTTCACTGAAGACATCCAGACACGGCAATACCGCTCCTTAGAGGTACTCATTGGCGCAGGTTACAGCACACCGGCGGATATCTGGAGCTCAGCCTGCATG GCCTTTGAACTCGCCACAGGAGACTACTTGTTTGAACCGCATTCTGGTGAAGATTATTCCAGGGATGAAG ACCACCTTGCTCTCATGATCGAGTTGCTCGGTAGAGTTCCGCGCCACTATGCTCTGAGTGGGAAATACTCGCAGGAATACTTCACAAAGAAAG GGGACCTGAAGCACATTACCAAGTTGAAGCCATGGGGGCTGCTGGAGGTGCTGGTGGACAAGTACGAGTGGCCCCGCCAGGAGGCGGAGTGTTTCGCCGACTTCCTGCTTCCCATGTTGGAGCTGGTCCCCGACAAGAGAGCCACTGCGGCCGAGTGCCTGCGCCACCCTTGGCTGGCCCTCTAG
- the srpk1a gene encoding SRSF protein kinase 1a isoform X1, translating into MADGSVHLFLNTAHSSCPLWRKTAPKHDASTSKLHRRDGGSGNGTHPLSSSKHVLALQARKKRGKAKKTSKKQPANPRSRQQAQHEASPREPEEPEEILGSDDEEQEDPNDYCKGGYHHVKVGDLYNGKYHVIRKLGWGHFSTVWLAWDIQMKRFVAMKVVKSAEHYTETAVDEIKLLKSVRNSDPDDPKREMVVQMLDDFKISGVNGTHVCMVFEVLGHHLLKWIIKSNYQGLPLPCVKSIIRQVLQGLDYLHTKCQIIHTDIKPENILMSVEEPYVRKLAAEATEWQRAGAPPPSGSAISTAPAPKQSVKMSKNKKKKLKKKQKRQAALLEKCIMDLEEMEKITGTREEDEDVDEEPESPKGRACAPLRQLSLEDVENQDAQESGVNADGSSELNCNGHVEVEQRLPQWREQDQHNGNVAEKKHHVICNGLDCADLKEELHADLEGAHCSGASARHFSARLEEELGENNCREQGEDGSGDILQNGKQTAGSLLINPLEPINADKIKVKIADLGNACWVHKHFTEDIQTRQYRSLEVLIGAGYSTPADIWSSACMAFELATGDYLFEPHSGEDYSRDEDHLALMIELLGRVPRHYALSGKYSQEYFTKKGDLKHITKLKPWGLLEVLVDKYEWPRQEAECFADFLLPMLELVPDKRATAAECLRHPWLAL; encoded by the exons ATGGCTGATGGCTCTGTTCATCTTTTCCTTAATACGGCACATTCATCCTGTCCCCTATGGAGAAAAACCGCTCCAAAGCATGACGCTTCCACCTCCAAGCTTCACAGGAGGGATGGTGGTTCTGGGAATGGTACTCATCCTCTTTCTTCCTCCAAACATG TTTTGGCTCTTCAGGCGAGGAAAAAGCGGGGCAAAGCCAAGAAGACCTCCAAAAA GCAGCCGGCAAATCCCAGAAGTCGTCAGCAGGCCCAACATGAAGCCTCGCCCCGAGAACCTGAAGAACCCGAGGAAATTTTGGGCTCTGACGATGAAGAGCAGGAGGATCCAAATGACTATTGCAAAG GGGGCTACCATCATGTAAAAGTAGGCGACCTTTACAATGGAAAGTATCATGTCATTCGGAAACTCGGCTGGGGACACTTCTCGACCGTGTGGCTCGCCTGGGACATCCA GATGAAGAGGTTTGTTGCAATGAAGGTGGTTAAGAGTGCAGAACACTACACAGAAACAGCTGTGGATGAGATCAAACTTCTCAAGTCT GTGAGAAACTCGGACCCAGACGATCCTAAACGGGAGATGGTGGTACAGATGTTGGACGACTTTAAGATCTCTGGTGTCAACGGAACCC ATGTCTGCATGGTGTTTGAGGTTTTGGGGCATCACTTATTGAAGTGGATCATCAAATCAAATTACCAGGGTTTACCTCTACCCTGTGTAAAGAGCATCATTAGACAG GTTCTTCAAGGCCTCGACTATCTGCACACCAAGTGTCAGATCATCCACACAGACATCAAGCCGGAGAACATCCTGATGAGCGTTGAAGAGCCGTACGTCCGGAAGCTGGCGGCAGAAGCCACTGAATGGCAGCGGGCGGGAGCGCCGCCTCCCTCGGGCTCAGCAA ttAGCACAGCACCTGCTCCAAAAcag TCtgtaaaaatgtctaaaaacaagaaaaagaagttaaaaaagaagcaaaagcgGCAGGCAGCATTGCTGGAGAAGTGCATCATGGACTTGGAGGAGATGGAGAAGATCACAGGGACGcgggaggaagatgaggatgtCGACGAGGAACCAGAATCTCCAAAGGGCCGGGCCTGTGCTCCTCTGAGGCAGCTGTCTCTGGAGGATGTGGAAAACCAAGATGCTCAAG AGAGCGGTGTGAATGCGGACGGGTCATCCGAGCTGAACTGTAATGGCCACGTGGAGGTGGAGCAGAGACTACCCCAGTGGAGAGAGCAAGACCAACATAACGGCAATGTTGCAGAGAAGAAACACCACGTCATCTGTAACGGTTTGGACTGCGCCGACCTCAAGGAGGAGCTGCACGCTGACCTGGAAGGCGCTCACTGCAGCGGGGCGTCTGCCAGGCACTTTTCTGCCCGGCTGGAGGAGGAGCTGGGAGAGAACAATTGTCGAGAGCAGGGAGAAGATGGCAGTGGGGATATTCTGCAAAATG GCAAGCAAACGGCAGGATCCCTGCTCATCAACCCCCTTGAGCCAATCAACGCAGACAAGATCAAGGTCAAGATTGCAGACCTGGGAAACGCCTGCTGGGTG CACAAGCACTTCACTGAAGACATCCAGACACGGCAATACCGCTCCTTAGAGGTACTCATTGGCGCAGGTTACAGCACACCGGCGGATATCTGGAGCTCAGCCTGCATG GCCTTTGAACTCGCCACAGGAGACTACTTGTTTGAACCGCATTCTGGTGAAGATTATTCCAGGGATGAAG ACCACCTTGCTCTCATGATCGAGTTGCTCGGTAGAGTTCCGCGCCACTATGCTCTGAGTGGGAAATACTCGCAGGAATACTTCACAAAGAAAG GGGACCTGAAGCACATTACCAAGTTGAAGCCATGGGGGCTGCTGGAGGTGCTGGTGGACAAGTACGAGTGGCCCCGCCAGGAGGCGGAGTGTTTCGCCGACTTCCTGCTTCCCATGTTGGAGCTGGTCCCCGACAAGAGAGCCACTGCGGCCGAGTGCCTGCGCCACCCTTGGCTGGCCCTCTAG
- the srpk1a gene encoding SRSF protein kinase 1a isoform X2, producing the protein MADGSVHLFLNTAHSSCPLWRKTAPKHDASTSKLHRRDGGSGNGTHPLSSSKHVLALQARKKRGKAKKTSKKQPANPRSRQQAQHEASPREPEEPEEILGSDDEEQEDPNDYCKGGYHHVKVGDLYNGKYHVIRKLGWGHFSTVWLAWDIQMKRFVAMKVVKSAEHYTETAVDEIKLLKSVRNSDPDDPKREMVVQMLDDFKISGVNGTHVCMVFEVLGHHLLKWIIKSNYQGLPLPCVKSIIRQVLQGLDYLHTKCQIIHTDIKPENILMSVEEPYVRKLAAEATEWQRAGAPPPSGSAISTAPAPKQSVKMSKNKKKKLKKKQKRQAALLEKCIMDLEEMEKITGTREEDEDVDEEPESPKGRACAPLRQLSLEDVENQDAQESGVNADGSSELNCNGHVEVEQRLPQWREQDQHNGNVAEKKHHVICNGLDCADLKEELHADLEGAHCSGASARHFSARLEEELGENNCREQGEDGSGDILQNGKQTAGSLLINPLEPINADKIKVKIADLGNACWVHKHFTEDIQTRQYRSLEVLIGAGYSTPADIWSSACMAFELATGDYLFEPHSGEDYSRDEDHIALIIELLGSVPRKLILNGKYAKDFFTKKGDLKHITKLKPWGLLEVLVDKYEWPRQEAECFADFLLPMLELVPDKRATAAECLRHPWLAL; encoded by the exons ATGGCTGATGGCTCTGTTCATCTTTTCCTTAATACGGCACATTCATCCTGTCCCCTATGGAGAAAAACCGCTCCAAAGCATGACGCTTCCACCTCCAAGCTTCACAGGAGGGATGGTGGTTCTGGGAATGGTACTCATCCTCTTTCTTCCTCCAAACATG TTTTGGCTCTTCAGGCGAGGAAAAAGCGGGGCAAAGCCAAGAAGACCTCCAAAAA GCAGCCGGCAAATCCCAGAAGTCGTCAGCAGGCCCAACATGAAGCCTCGCCCCGAGAACCTGAAGAACCCGAGGAAATTTTGGGCTCTGACGATGAAGAGCAGGAGGATCCAAATGACTATTGCAAAG GGGGCTACCATCATGTAAAAGTAGGCGACCTTTACAATGGAAAGTATCATGTCATTCGGAAACTCGGCTGGGGACACTTCTCGACCGTGTGGCTCGCCTGGGACATCCA GATGAAGAGGTTTGTTGCAATGAAGGTGGTTAAGAGTGCAGAACACTACACAGAAACAGCTGTGGATGAGATCAAACTTCTCAAGTCT GTGAGAAACTCGGACCCAGACGATCCTAAACGGGAGATGGTGGTACAGATGTTGGACGACTTTAAGATCTCTGGTGTCAACGGAACCC ATGTCTGCATGGTGTTTGAGGTTTTGGGGCATCACTTATTGAAGTGGATCATCAAATCAAATTACCAGGGTTTACCTCTACCCTGTGTAAAGAGCATCATTAGACAG GTTCTTCAAGGCCTCGACTATCTGCACACCAAGTGTCAGATCATCCACACAGACATCAAGCCGGAGAACATCCTGATGAGCGTTGAAGAGCCGTACGTCCGGAAGCTGGCGGCAGAAGCCACTGAATGGCAGCGGGCGGGAGCGCCGCCTCCCTCGGGCTCAGCAA ttAGCACAGCACCTGCTCCAAAAcag TCtgtaaaaatgtctaaaaacaagaaaaagaagttaaaaaagaagcaaaagcgGCAGGCAGCATTGCTGGAGAAGTGCATCATGGACTTGGAGGAGATGGAGAAGATCACAGGGACGcgggaggaagatgaggatgtCGACGAGGAACCAGAATCTCCAAAGGGCCGGGCCTGTGCTCCTCTGAGGCAGCTGTCTCTGGAGGATGTGGAAAACCAAGATGCTCAAG AGAGCGGTGTGAATGCGGACGGGTCATCCGAGCTGAACTGTAATGGCCACGTGGAGGTGGAGCAGAGACTACCCCAGTGGAGAGAGCAAGACCAACATAACGGCAATGTTGCAGAGAAGAAACACCACGTCATCTGTAACGGTTTGGACTGCGCCGACCTCAAGGAGGAGCTGCACGCTGACCTGGAAGGCGCTCACTGCAGCGGGGCGTCTGCCAGGCACTTTTCTGCCCGGCTGGAGGAGGAGCTGGGAGAGAACAATTGTCGAGAGCAGGGAGAAGATGGCAGTGGGGATATTCTGCAAAATG GCAAGCAAACGGCAGGATCCCTGCTCATCAACCCCCTTGAGCCAATCAACGCAGACAAGATCAAGGTCAAGATTGCAGACCTGGGAAACGCCTGCTGGGTG CACAAGCACTTCACTGAAGACATCCAGACACGGCAATACCGCTCCTTAGAGGTACTCATTGGCGCAGGTTACAGCACACCGGCGGATATCTGGAGCTCAGCCTGCATG GCCTTTGAACTCGCCACAGGAGACTACTTGTTTGAACCGCATTCTGGTGAAGATTATTCCAGGGATGAAG ACCATATAGCGCTGATCATTGAGCTGCTGGGGAGTGTCCCACGCAAACTCATATTGAATGGAAAGTATGCCAAGGATTTTTTCACCAAGAaag GGGACCTGAAGCACATTACCAAGTTGAAGCCATGGGGGCTGCTGGAGGTGCTGGTGGACAAGTACGAGTGGCCCCGCCAGGAGGCGGAGTGTTTCGCCGACTTCCTGCTTCCCATGTTGGAGCTGGTCCCCGACAAGAGAGCCACTGCGGCCGAGTGCCTGCGCCACCCTTGGCTGGCCCTCTAG